From Homo sapiens chromosome 6, GRCh38.p14 Primary Assembly, the proteins below share one genomic window:
- the LOC105375107 gene encoding uncharacterized protein LOC105375107 produces MRRDEARAHSPGPAPAGTGDTRDFGSPSNLLCCSETSAGRSDLCCLRSELQYLARGEELERKLTAPRPWRRQRLSGTLWSGFTKWRRAGIEWVHSFQAPTITGLEDRDAASRCQSFAAQPPLRSTCVSQRPNPGFLPIRTWRTHADCRQEWPQRSGVGEWEIASYGPEPEPSTSTWLSPLLRPPPVLFCSVKDTVKRMKRHATDWRKYLHNTYVSAEALVYKIYIEC; encoded by the exons ATGAGGAGAGATGAGGCGCGGGCA CACTCTCCAGGCCCGGCACCCGCGGGAACGGGGGACACGCGGGACTTCGGCAGTCCCAGTAACTTGCTTTGCTGTTCTGAGACCTCAGCGGGGCGGTCAGACCTCTGCTGTCTCCGCAGCGAGTTGCAGTACTTGGCGCGGGGAGAGGAACTCGAGAGGAAGCTCACTGCGCCTCGCCCCTGGCGTCGGCAGCGGCTGTCTGGGACCCTGTGGTCCGGATTCACCAAGTGGCGCAGAGCTGGAATCGAGTGGGTGCACAGTTTCCAGGCTCCGACTATTACTGGCCTCGAAG ATCGTGACGCCGCCAGTAGGTGTCAGTCATTTGCCGCACAGCCACCTTTGAGATCCACCTGTGTCTCCCAGCGGCCGAATCCAGGTTTCCTTCCTATTCGCACTTGGAGAACTCATGCAGATTGCCGTCAGGAGTGGCCTCAGAGATCCGGAGTGGGCGAATGGGAAATCGCATCTTACGGCCCAGAACCTGAGCCCTCCACAAGCACTTGGCTCAGTCCCTTGCTCAGGCCACCTCCTGTTctcttctgctctgtgaaagacactgttaagagaatgaaaagacacgCCACagactggagaaaatatttgcataatacGTATGTATCTGCTGAAGCACTggtatacaaaatatacatagaaTGTTAA